In one Brevibacterium sp. CBA3109 genomic region, the following are encoded:
- a CDS encoding diaminopimelate decarboxylase — MHKSQSGPSAQVSRDRVIRAVANSSAGANGPGGLIPTLDDTTPVIGLIDLDHIAGAYEQLTSAFVGEHEVLHAVACKAVPLRPLLSFYAEAGGGCEVASPGELELALAAGFAPEAIVFDSPAKTLTELRRAVELGVSMNIDNFDELERLDALLEGQTTSARVGIRINPQSGTGTIGALSTATQTSKFGIGLADPGAREALIEAYLARPWLTQIHVHSGSQGVSLDQAAEGVAAIVELAQEINARAAVWNATSSQVHGWDRQITRIDIGGGLPVNFAGEDITPTFAEYRAVLEAHVPELFDFDIITEFGRALLAKAGTILTHVEYAKTTGGRRIAMTHAGVQVATRTAYAPDDWPLRILPFHPDGSPKTAEAVPTDVAGPACFAGDLLARDRMLPRLDAGDIVAVPDTGAYYFSNPFSYNLLPRVPIFGYRTVPSTPGTGNAGAGAATGEGDAGTGADAAPGVHDGEVEFSLIRRAQSLDEILAEAT; from the coding sequence ATGCACAAGAGTCAGTCGGGGCCGTCGGCCCAGGTCAGCCGGGATCGCGTGATCAGGGCAGTAGCGAATAGTTCCGCGGGCGCGAACGGTCCAGGCGGACTGATTCCGACTCTCGATGACACGACGCCGGTGATCGGCCTCATCGACCTCGACCACATTGCCGGCGCCTACGAGCAGCTGACCTCGGCATTCGTCGGCGAGCACGAGGTCCTCCACGCTGTGGCATGTAAGGCTGTGCCGCTGAGGCCGCTGCTGAGCTTCTACGCCGAGGCGGGTGGCGGCTGTGAGGTCGCCAGCCCCGGTGAGCTCGAGCTGGCCCTCGCCGCGGGCTTCGCTCCAGAGGCCATCGTCTTCGACTCCCCGGCGAAGACCCTGACCGAGCTGCGCCGGGCTGTCGAACTCGGGGTGTCGATGAACATCGACAATTTCGATGAGCTCGAACGACTCGACGCACTCCTCGAAGGGCAGACCACCTCGGCGAGGGTGGGGATCCGGATCAATCCGCAATCGGGAACGGGGACGATCGGTGCGCTGTCCACTGCCACCCAGACCTCGAAGTTCGGCATCGGGCTGGCCGACCCTGGGGCTCGCGAGGCACTTATTGAGGCTTACCTGGCACGTCCCTGGCTCACCCAGATCCACGTGCACTCGGGCTCCCAGGGCGTCAGCCTTGACCAGGCCGCCGAAGGCGTCGCCGCGATCGTCGAGCTGGCGCAGGAGATCAACGCCCGCGCCGCAGTGTGGAATGCGACGTCATCCCAGGTGCACGGGTGGGACCGCCAGATCACGCGCATCGACATCGGCGGGGGACTGCCGGTGAACTTCGCCGGGGAGGACATCACCCCGACATTCGCCGAATACCGGGCTGTGCTCGAAGCCCACGTTCCCGAGTTGTTCGACTTCGACATCATCACAGAATTCGGACGTGCGCTTCTGGCCAAGGCCGGCACCATACTCACCCACGTCGAATACGCGAAGACCACAGGCGGCCGCCGCATCGCCATGACCCACGCCGGCGTCCAGGTCGCCACCCGCACGGCCTATGCGCCCGACGACTGGCCGCTGCGAATCCTCCCGTTCCACCCTGACGGCAGTCCCAAGACCGCCGAGGCGGTTCCCACCGATGTCGCCGGTCCTGCCTGCTTCGCCGGTGACCTCCTGGCCCGTGACCGCATGCTGCCGCGCCTCGACGCCGGCGACATCGTGGCCGTGCCCGACACCGGGGCCTACTACTTCTCCAACCCGTTCTCCTACAACCTGCTCCCGCGGGTGCCGATCTTCGGATACCGCACGGTGCCGAGCACCCCGGGCACGGGCAACGCGGGTGCGGGCGCCGCGACCGGCGAAGGTGACGCAGGAACGGGCGCCGACGCCGCCCCCGGCGTCCACGATGGGGAGGTCGAATTCTCGCTCATCCGGCGCGCTCAGAGTCTCGACGAGATCCTCGCCGAGGCGACCTAG
- a CDS encoding helix-turn-helix domain-containing protein, with the protein MSETNALRVFRLLRETAGFLLPLTQTDADVEVTRIEFDLDLDLRGSTADLNSPSDRAGAVVLVTEAVDGPVRLNAIRERYFGAAALIVPPGTHTHLGQGADAAASPILLERSTGVTWSEVLVQLRQLNEGASSALAWPDVDDLSALTAVIAEMTGASITIEDPASRVLAHSNLGDEIDDIRRETILSGAIPDWRIAELEESGFLDVVRRSTDVVERSAAGSTPARSVIALRSEGELLGTIWAAYPDSVDPASLRDVLRDAARAAIPVMLRTLRRSPFEKRIRREALGSILDGSPDLGPAATLLALPFSGHYATLAFAEVAPDREPVLRFHLRAAFADAVLAHDPVHGHLAVLVHMAESLSAVEIKTHVASALHRSLPPTESLNFGVGAAVERLDHVHRSWTEAVYVVDALLARESNVVVGGDGPSGAHAAGPSAGPSGELVRGASAEDVAAELVGLEAADALLSVGPRITDPAHVLANHDERHQGQLLETLRVYFATVGNSAEASRRLHVHTNSLRHRLNRIEEITGLSTAERAGRLWLELAVLVFDREHR; encoded by the coding sequence ATGAGCGAAACGAATGCCCTGCGCGTCTTCCGTCTGCTGCGGGAGACCGCAGGGTTTCTGCTTCCCCTGACTCAAACTGATGCTGACGTCGAGGTGACTCGCATCGAGTTCGACCTCGACCTCGACCTCCGAGGTTCCACTGCCGATCTCAATTCCCCTTCTGATCGTGCTGGAGCGGTCGTCCTCGTCACAGAAGCCGTGGATGGTCCGGTGAGGCTCAATGCGATCCGTGAGAGGTACTTCGGTGCCGCGGCCCTGATCGTTCCCCCGGGAACGCATACCCACCTCGGGCAGGGAGCAGATGCAGCAGCGTCGCCCATTCTGCTCGAGCGGTCCACAGGTGTGACATGGTCCGAGGTGCTGGTGCAACTGCGTCAGCTCAACGAGGGTGCATCGAGCGCTCTGGCCTGGCCCGATGTCGATGATCTCAGTGCACTGACTGCGGTCATCGCGGAGATGACAGGGGCCTCCATCACGATCGAGGATCCCGCCTCGCGTGTACTCGCGCACTCCAACCTCGGCGATGAGATCGACGATATTCGACGGGAGACGATCCTGTCCGGTGCGATTCCAGATTGGCGGATTGCCGAGCTTGAGGAGTCCGGGTTCCTCGACGTTGTCCGCCGCTCGACCGACGTCGTCGAGCGGTCTGCGGCGGGATCCACTCCTGCCCGTTCTGTCATCGCACTGCGCAGCGAGGGCGAGCTGCTCGGCACGATTTGGGCCGCCTACCCGGATTCGGTGGATCCCGCATCTCTGCGCGACGTCCTCCGGGATGCGGCCCGTGCCGCGATTCCCGTGATGCTGCGAACCCTGCGACGCTCCCCGTTCGAGAAGCGGATCCGTCGTGAGGCCCTCGGCTCGATCCTCGACGGCTCACCGGACTTGGGCCCGGCCGCGACCCTGCTCGCGCTGCCCTTCTCGGGGCACTACGCAACCCTGGCCTTCGCCGAGGTAGCCCCCGACCGTGAGCCTGTTCTCCGGTTCCATCTGCGGGCGGCCTTCGCCGATGCCGTCCTCGCCCACGACCCTGTGCACGGGCACCTGGCCGTGCTCGTGCACATGGCTGAGAGCCTCTCCGCAGTCGAGATCAAGACTCATGTCGCCTCGGCGCTGCATCGGTCTCTGCCTCCCACCGAATCGCTGAACTTCGGCGTCGGTGCAGCTGTCGAACGCCTCGATCATGTTCATCGATCATGGACCGAAGCGGTCTACGTCGTTGACGCCCTGCTGGCCCGGGAATCGAATGTCGTGGTGGGCGGCGATGGTCCATCCGGAGCGCATGCTGCGGGGCCGAGCGCTGGTCCCTCCGGCGAGCTGGTCCGCGGAGCAAGTGCAGAGGACGTCGCGGCCGAACTCGTCGGGCTCGAAGCCGCTGACGCGCTGCTGTCCGTGGGGCCTCGCATCACGGATCCCGCCCACGTCCTTGCCAACCATGATGAGAGACACCAAGGGCAGCTGCTCGAGACTCTGCGCGTGTACTTCGCGACTGTCGGCAACTCCGCGGAGGCCTCCCGCCGTCTGCATGTCCACACGAATTCGCTGCGGCATCGCCTCAACCGGATCGAGGAGATCACAGGACTGTCGACCGCGGAACGGGCCGGGCGCCTGTGGCTGGAGCTCGCGGTGCTCGTGTTCGATCGCGAACACCGCTGA
- the gabT gene encoding 4-aminobutyrate--2-oxoglutarate transaminase, protein MTALEIGGEALPQERKIVTEIPGPKSREIEARRQSAVAPGVGSSLPAYVVAAGGGILKDVDGNQIIDLGAGIAVTTAGNSNPRVVKAATEQLQSFTHTCFMVNPYEGYVEVAEALNRLTPGDHEKRSILLNSGAEAVENAVKIARAHTGRDAVVVFDHAYHGRTNLTMSMTAKANPYKAGFGPFAGEVYRAPMSYPFRDNDAAGTKVSGEEAAKRVITMIEKQIGSEHVAAIVIEPIQGEGGFIVPAEGFLPALVEFAKDKGIVFVADEVQAGFARTGKMFASEWEEIVPDIITTAKGIAGGLPLSAVTGRAEIMDSVGPGRLGGTYGGNPVACAAALGAIASYEEDGLVDNAAHIGEIVTDRLTKLQGKYPEVGDVRGRGAMIAAEFVQRDSIDPNPDLVKKIADYCAKNGVLVLTTGTFGNILRFLPPLTISDELLNDAFDVIEEAVAASVG, encoded by the coding sequence ATGACAGCTTTGGAAATTGGCGGCGAAGCTCTGCCGCAGGAACGTAAGATCGTCACCGAGATCCCCGGGCCGAAGTCCCGTGAGATCGAGGCGCGTCGCCAGTCGGCAGTGGCCCCGGGAGTCGGTTCCAGCCTCCCCGCCTATGTGGTGGCAGCCGGCGGCGGAATCCTCAAGGACGTCGATGGCAACCAGATCATCGACCTGGGAGCCGGCATCGCCGTGACGACGGCAGGCAACTCGAACCCACGAGTGGTCAAGGCCGCCACCGAGCAGCTTCAGTCCTTCACCCACACCTGCTTCATGGTCAACCCCTATGAGGGTTACGTCGAGGTCGCCGAGGCGCTCAACCGCCTGACCCCGGGCGATCACGAGAAGCGCTCCATTCTGCTCAACTCCGGCGCGGAGGCAGTCGAGAACGCCGTCAAGATCGCCCGTGCCCACACCGGCCGCGACGCCGTCGTCGTCTTCGACCACGCCTACCACGGCCGCACCAACCTGACCATGTCGATGACTGCGAAGGCCAACCCCTACAAGGCCGGCTTCGGTCCCTTCGCCGGTGAGGTCTACCGCGCACCCATGTCCTACCCGTTCCGCGACAACGACGCGGCCGGGACCAAGGTCAGCGGTGAGGAAGCGGCCAAGCGCGTCATCACCATGATCGAGAAGCAGATCGGCTCCGAGCATGTCGCTGCGATCGTCATCGAGCCCATTCAGGGTGAGGGCGGCTTCATCGTCCCGGCCGAGGGCTTCCTGCCTGCACTGGTCGAGTTCGCCAAGGACAAGGGCATCGTCTTCGTCGCCGACGAGGTCCAGGCCGGCTTCGCCCGCACGGGCAAGATGTTCGCCTCTGAGTGGGAAGAGATCGTCCCCGATATCATCACCACTGCCAAGGGCATCGCCGGCGGTCTGCCGCTTTCGGCCGTGACCGGTCGCGCGGAGATCATGGACTCGGTCGGACCGGGTCGCCTGGGCGGAACCTACGGCGGCAACCCAGTTGCCTGTGCGGCAGCGCTCGGCGCCATCGCCTCCTATGAGGAAGACGGACTCGTCGACAATGCCGCGCACATCGGCGAGATCGTCACCGATCGCCTCACCAAGCTGCAGGGCAAGTACCCAGAGGTCGGTGACGTCCGCGGCCGCGGCGCCATGATCGCTGCCGAGTTCGTCCAGCGCGACTCGATCGATCCGAACCCTGACCTGGTCAAGAAGATCGCGGACTACTGTGCGAAGAACGGTGTCCTCGTGCTCACCACGGGAACCTTCGGCAATATCCTGCGCTTCCTGCCACCGCTGACGATCTCCGACGAACTCCTCAACGACGCATTCGACGTCATCGAAGAGGCTGTCGCCGCTTCTGTCGGCTGA
- a CDS encoding folate-binding protein, producing the protein MTASSLSRPLSSTAVFGADELAHTPAHYGSPLREQRALLEKGAIVDLPHLRILRMTGADRLTWLNSITTQKLDTLAPGVSTETLVLDPNGRIEGWLKLVDDGESLWAISELRTDETLEFLRKMVFMMRVSIEDVSDEFQCIGGVVTLPDSLPVTQLYSDPWPHIGTGSASYAQVDLGLEVAGEDHPGLETQFVIGIVRRTDLQATSASEFQMAGYDAWEAVRIAAWRPGVNEIDHKSLVGELDLLRTSVHLAKGCYRGQEAVARVHNLGQPPRRLVFVHLDGSGHIQPEAGAEVLAEVRGSERSVGQLTSVALHWELGPIGLAVVKRNLGAEAELSFDLGDDAHRVAGAQETIVAPVREHDIELPGRNKDTDMRNQHR; encoded by the coding sequence ATGACTGCCTCATCGCTGAGTCGCCCACTGAGCTCCACAGCGGTCTTCGGTGCCGACGAGCTGGCGCACACTCCCGCGCACTACGGTTCGCCGCTGCGCGAACAGCGGGCACTTCTTGAAAAGGGCGCCATCGTCGATCTGCCGCACCTGCGGATTCTGCGTATGACCGGAGCCGACCGTCTCACCTGGCTGAATTCCATCACTACGCAGAAGCTCGACACACTGGCGCCGGGAGTCTCCACCGAGACCCTGGTGCTTGACCCGAACGGTCGCATCGAAGGCTGGCTGAAGCTCGTCGACGACGGTGAGTCGCTCTGGGCGATCAGCGAGCTGCGCACCGACGAGACCCTTGAGTTCCTCCGCAAGATGGTCTTCATGATGCGGGTGAGCATCGAGGACGTCAGTGATGAGTTCCAATGCATCGGCGGCGTCGTGACGCTGCCCGACAGCCTGCCCGTGACCCAGCTGTACTCCGACCCCTGGCCGCATATCGGCACCGGTTCGGCCTCGTACGCGCAGGTTGATCTCGGCCTCGAGGTGGCAGGGGAGGACCACCCCGGACTCGAGACTCAGTTCGTCATCGGCATCGTCAGGCGTACGGACCTGCAGGCCACCTCGGCAAGCGAATTTCAGATGGCCGGATACGACGCCTGGGAAGCCGTGCGGATCGCCGCCTGGCGGCCGGGTGTCAACGAGATCGACCACAAGTCGCTCGTCGGCGAACTCGACCTGCTGCGGACCTCGGTGCACCTGGCCAAGGGCTGCTACCGCGGTCAGGAGGCCGTGGCCCGCGTACACAACCTGGGTCAGCCGCCTCGGCGCCTCGTCTTCGTCCACCTCGACGGATCCGGGCACATTCAGCCCGAGGCCGGTGCCGAGGTGCTCGCCGAGGTCCGCGGTTCAGAGCGGTCCGTGGGGCAGCTGACCTCGGTGGCTCTGCACTGGGAACTCGGGCCGATCGGTCTGGCCGTGGTCAAGCGCAATCTGGGTGCCGAGGCCGAACTCAGTTTCGATCTGGGCGATGACGCGCACCGCGTGGCCGGGGCCCAGGAGACGATCGTCGCGCCCGTGCGTGAACACGACATCGAACTTCCGGGACGCAACAAGGACACCGACATGCGGAATCAGCACCGCTGA
- a CDS encoding FABP family protein: MIELDSSVHPELVPLSWLIGSWEGVGVVGYADTPEKQFGQRVDFIAHPDTPFLQYTAHAWLLTEDGELESTLTLETGIWQLVRPRDAGDVGPGMLVPTEEPSFTSAAAVDTLRTNDDGFEIEAEIVHPHGVMELYAGHVKGPRVDLSTDMVARTKTAKEYTASTRMYGLVGGELMWAWDMAALGHELATHSSARLKKIA; encoded by the coding sequence ATGATCGAACTTGATTCCTCGGTCCATCCCGAGCTCGTTCCCCTGTCCTGGCTGATCGGTTCGTGGGAAGGTGTGGGAGTCGTCGGCTATGCGGACACTCCCGAGAAGCAGTTCGGCCAACGGGTCGACTTCATCGCCCACCCCGATACACCCTTCCTGCAGTACACCGCGCATGCGTGGCTGCTGACCGAAGACGGCGAACTGGAATCGACGCTGACCCTGGAGACAGGGATCTGGCAGCTCGTTCGCCCGCGCGATGCCGGTGATGTGGGCCCGGGAATGCTCGTGCCCACCGAAGAGCCCAGCTTCACCTCGGCGGCCGCCGTCGACACACTGCGAACGAACGATGACGGATTCGAGATCGAAGCCGAAATCGTCCACCCGCACGGTGTGATGGAACTCTACGCAGGCCACGTCAAGGGCCCGCGTGTCGACCTCTCGACCGACATGGTCGCCCGGACCAAGACCGCGAAGGAGTACACGGCTTCGACCCGCATGTACGGCCTCGTCGGCGGGGAGCTCATGTGGGCCTGGGACATGGCCGCACTGGGCCACGAACTCGCCACGCATTCCTCCGCTCGACTGAAGAAGATTGCCTGA
- a CDS encoding ammonia permease: MIRWIRVAVALVLALALSASVYWGYTLFLLATGLIVFGVAYGWPRLTDSPQPRATSIMLGLFGVAGLIAAFRDDAAPYLDWLPVLAGLGLLWTFVQNLTRGIGASDAVANVSAQVAGVVIALSASTWVAAITVPGDKEAIVVGLVSLIVAGCMTALPWPAIYTSPLAIAMSTAVAGILAVLIFKDALSWPVSLALGAIMGLLVAGVDRMLGLIAYSQYQAVSLEIAQNIELKKSVEKARSFAVQLALGATPIALGGVVVYSLERIAF; the protein is encoded by the coding sequence GTGATCAGATGGATTCGAGTAGCTGTCGCCCTGGTATTGGCTCTGGCCCTCAGTGCCTCCGTGTACTGGGGCTACACCTTGTTCCTGCTGGCGACCGGACTCATCGTCTTCGGCGTCGCCTACGGATGGCCCCGGCTGACGGACTCCCCGCAGCCGCGCGCGACGTCGATCATGCTCGGCCTCTTCGGTGTGGCGGGACTCATCGCGGCGTTTCGCGACGACGCTGCACCCTATCTTGACTGGCTTCCGGTCCTGGCGGGCCTGGGCCTGCTGTGGACATTCGTGCAGAACCTGACCCGCGGAATCGGGGCATCGGACGCCGTAGCCAACGTCTCAGCCCAAGTTGCGGGCGTGGTCATCGCGCTGTCCGCAAGCACCTGGGTCGCGGCGATCACCGTGCCCGGCGACAAGGAAGCCATCGTCGTCGGCCTCGTCTCGCTCATCGTCGCCGGTTGTATGACAGCCCTGCCCTGGCCTGCGATATACACCTCTCCGCTGGCGATTGCGATGTCGACTGCGGTCGCCGGGATCCTCGCGGTCCTCATCTTCAAGGACGCTCTCAGCTGGCCCGTGTCGTTGGCCCTCGGTGCCATCATGGGACTGTTGGTCGCTGGGGTCGACCGCATGCTCGGGCTCATCGCCTACTCCCAGTACCAGGCTGTGAGCCTCGAGATCGCCCAGAACATCGAGCTGAAGAAGAGTGTGGAGAAGGCCCGCAGCTTCGCCGTTCAGCTCGCACTCGGAGCTACTCCCATCGCCCTCGGTGGTGTCGTCGTCTACTCCCTGGAACGCATCGCTTTCTGA
- a CDS encoding winged-helix domain-containing protein produces the protein MRILHICPAPRLDSPLAPACLQYLGHQVERLSLDQLRRAETDSVTADIVVADACLDLSLAPAIAEVVAQLCLAAPIIVVLSEGGLATTSAKWNVSDIVLTTAGPAEVEARLRLARDHHRTQVPQSATPWGSGSGVSTTGSAAGPGGPRPDSPSWSASGPWTSAGEPMIVVSGALRIDETAFTAHLGERSLDLTYREFALLKFFAMHPERVFTRDEILFAVWGDDYFGGTRTVDVHVRRVRAKLGKDFENAIHTVRYVGYRFSPDSAAAHGDGAESNTDEASDTEEASGHEQPEAESNEEDVKV, from the coding sequence ATGCGAATCCTGCACATCTGCCCCGCACCCCGGCTCGACTCCCCTCTGGCCCCAGCGTGCCTGCAGTACCTCGGCCACCAGGTCGAACGCCTCAGCCTCGATCAGCTGAGGCGGGCAGAGACCGACTCGGTGACTGCCGACATCGTCGTCGCCGACGCCTGTCTCGACCTGTCCCTGGCGCCTGCCATCGCCGAGGTGGTGGCGCAGTTGTGCCTGGCAGCTCCCATCATCGTCGTGCTCAGCGAAGGCGGCCTGGCCACCACCTCGGCGAAATGGAACGTCTCCGACATCGTCCTCACCACTGCCGGCCCTGCCGAAGTGGAGGCCCGCCTGCGTCTGGCACGTGATCACCACCGAACACAGGTGCCACAGAGCGCCACACCGTGGGGAAGCGGATCCGGCGTGAGCACAACCGGCTCGGCGGCCGGGCCCGGAGGACCGCGGCCCGATAGCCCGTCCTGGAGCGCAAGCGGTCCCTGGACGAGCGCAGGCGAGCCCATGATCGTTGTCAGCGGGGCCCTGCGCATCGACGAAACCGCATTCACTGCACACCTGGGCGAGCGCAGCCTCGACCTGACCTACCGCGAATTCGCCTTGCTGAAGTTCTTCGCGATGCACCCCGAACGCGTCTTCACCCGCGACGAGATCCTGTTCGCGGTCTGGGGCGATGACTATTTCGGCGGAACCCGCACCGTCGATGTGCATGTCCGTCGTGTGCGTGCGAAACTCGGCAAAGACTTCGAGAACGCCATCCACACCGTCCGCTACGTCGGCTACCGTTTCAGTCCCGACTCCGCGGCCGCACACGGCGATGGGGCAGAGTCGAATACTGACGAAGCGTCGGATACTGAAGAAGCGTCGGGGCATGAACAGCCAGAAGCAGAATCGAACGAGGAAGACGTGAAGGTATGA
- the mshD gene encoding mycothiol synthase, with protein sequence MRIEASGAVTSSPIITLAEAEVTFLDRVAAADGSAEISGGLLAIATGDEKSHSAPTASSVWRVYADDSTDSVNGQGGETLIGFGIRALQGDRHAAEFLIAPDHRGRGHGQALLSAILDEEPSSWCWSHGDHPAAQRLANKHGLGRDRVLYQMRTETGLSLDDLPQTSTPDGVTIRSFTPGDEDGWRRVNNAAFDWHPEQGSQTPEDFSEITQAPDFDPDSVILAIRDDQIIGFHQTKLTDSDDEGRLGEVYVVGVDPSIHAKGVGKALTIEGMRRMVAAGANVIELYVESDNAPALGLYERLGFHVAVAHVSYAPASSTERNQE encoded by the coding sequence ATGAGAATCGAAGCCAGTGGAGCCGTGACCAGTTCACCGATCATCACTCTCGCCGAGGCGGAGGTGACCTTCCTCGACCGCGTGGCTGCCGCCGATGGGTCCGCTGAGATCTCCGGCGGACTCCTGGCCATCGCCACCGGCGACGAGAAATCACATTCTGCCCCGACGGCTTCGAGCGTCTGGCGGGTCTATGCCGATGACAGCACCGACAGCGTCAACGGACAGGGCGGCGAGACTCTCATCGGGTTCGGCATCCGTGCTCTCCAGGGTGATCGACACGCGGCCGAGTTCCTCATCGCCCCCGACCACCGCGGACGCGGCCATGGCCAGGCACTGCTGTCGGCGATCCTCGACGAAGAGCCCTCCTCCTGGTGCTGGTCACACGGCGACCACCCTGCAGCCCAGAGACTGGCGAACAAGCACGGGCTCGGGCGCGACCGGGTGCTGTATCAGATGCGCACCGAGACTGGTCTCAGCCTCGACGACCTACCGCAGACTTCGACCCCGGACGGCGTCACCATCCGCTCCTTCACCCCCGGCGATGAGGACGGCTGGCGGCGAGTCAACAACGCGGCCTTCGACTGGCATCCCGAGCAGGGATCGCAGACGCCGGAGGACTTCTCTGAGATCACGCAGGCACCCGACTTCGACCCGGATTCGGTGATCCTGGCCATCCGGGATGATCAGATCATCGGATTCCACCAGACCAAGCTCACGGACTCAGACGATGAGGGCCGCCTCGGCGAGGTCTATGTCGTCGGGGTCGACCCGAGCATCCATGCCAAGGGCGTGGGCAAGGCACTGACCATCGAGGGCATGCGCCGGATGGTCGCCGCCGGCGCGAACGTGATCGAACTCTACGTCGAGTCCGACAATGCACCGGCGCTAGGCTTGTACGAGCGGCTGGGATTCCATGTCGCGGTGGCGCATGTGTCCTATGCGCCGGCTTCCTCGACCGAACGCAATCAGGAGTAA